In a single window of the Emys orbicularis isolate rEmyOrb1 chromosome 11, rEmyOrb1.hap1, whole genome shotgun sequence genome:
- the LOC135885643 gene encoding C-X-C chemokine receptor type 2-like: MGDWTFDGDLSDLFKGYNYTDYNTINPSAAAAPCKPDNLNINKYVVAVVYCLVFLLSLVGNSLVVLVISYNRQNRSVTDVYLLNLAIADLLFALTLPIWAVYRAHEWIFGTFMCKAISVLQEVNFYSGILLLACISVDRFLAIVYATRAATEKRHWVKFVCLGIWVFSIALSLPILLFREAFWPPHGSMVCYERIGEEDTAKWRVLLRILPQTFGFILPLLIMLFCYGVTVKTLFQTKSSQKQKAMKVILAVVLVFLVCWMPYNITLVVDTMMRTRAIAETCHRRNQIDAALSVTQILGFTHSCINPLIYAFIGQKFRNSFLKILVYHGFVSKEFVSRYGRGSSFASTSGNTSTTL; the protein is encoded by the coding sequence ATGGGTGACTGGACGTTCGATGGCGATTTGTCTGATCTCTTCAAAGGCTACAATTACACCGACTACAACACCATCAACCCCAGCGCCGCGGCCGCCCCGTGCAAGCCTGACAACCTGAACATTAACAAGTACGTGGTGGCGGTGGTTTACTGTCTGGTGTTCCTGCTCAGCCTGGTGGGTAACTCCCTGGTGGTGCTGGTCATCAGCTACAACCGGCAGAACCGCTCAGTGACCGACGTGTATCTCCTGAACCTGGCCATCGCAGACCTCCTCTTCGCCCTCACCTTGCCTATCTGGGCCGTCTACCGAGCCCACGAGTGGATCTTCGGCACCTTCATGTGCAAAGCCATCTCCGTCCTGCAGGAGGTCAACTTCTACAGCGGGATCCTCTTGCTGGCCTGCATTAGCGTCGACCGGTTCCTCGCCATCGTCTATGCCACCCGGGCAGCCACCGAGAAGAGGCACTGGGTTAAATTTGTCTGCTTGGGCATCTGGGTTTTCTCCATCGCGctctccctgcccatcctcctcttccgcgAGGCCTTCTGGCCGCCGCACGGCAGCATGGTCTGCTACGAGCGGATTGGGGAGGAGGACACGGCCAAGTGGCGGGTGCTGCTGAGGATCCTGCCCCAGACCTTTGGTTTCATCCTCCCCTTGCTGATCATGCTCTTCTGCTATGGGGTCACGGTGAAGACCCTCTTCCAGACCAAGAGCAGCCAGAAGCAGAAGGCCATGAAGGTCATCTTGGCCGTGGTGCTGGTCTTCTTGGTCTGCTGGATGCCCTACAACATCACGCTGGTGGTAGACACCATGATGAGGACCCGTGCCATCGCTGAGACCTGCCACCGGCGGAACCAGATCGATGCAGCCCTGTCTGTCACCCAGATTCTGGGCTTCACGCACAGCTGCATCAACCCGCTCATCTATGCCTTCATCGGGCAGAAGTTCCGAAACAGCTTCCTTAAGATCCTGGTCTACCACGGCTTCGTCAGCAAAGAGTTCGTCTCCCGCTACGGACGGGGGTCCTCCTTTGCCTCCACCTCTGGCAACACCTCCACCACCCTGTGA